Proteins from a genomic interval of Drosophila melanogaster chromosome 2R:
- the tou gene encoding toutatis, isoform A, whose amino-acid sequence MNKNAGDGSDGKNSNKNSNAGGGGGAGGPHDPTGLLDAASLFAYWGRDPTGAAAAAASNPLFNSQFNAAAAAGLGLLPQAGGASANDRYSMAAAAAAAAGAHHHQNTMAVAASQAASLAGLHPASWWSMAQLAAQDYFSRLQASGLSPFPHPDLAAAFGPAGMGMGGGAGGAGAGGGGAGVLGQGGGGNGGSGNGGGGSSSGSSGSKSNKSRKEKRAAQQQQQQQQNLANSLNAAAAAAAAAAANNPAAALASMHGFGVGVPGTSIPSVSTGSGSISTNSGGHGSYKSTASAYGKPSTMTSSSMANNPGSAYDPVTLHKELLAMQAVAAAASGSGSSGSSGKKSGGGGSSSSSMHSLGMGIGGSGGMMSSGKASTSVSASNSSLGGMHPSLTSSNPLMSPHAGMGSSSSSSSKDRDKNNPSLNALNSLSQFGALGMTPQQSMQAAMNAFAASTGVSPSATVTSSPHHSSQQQQQMGGNSSTSGSGKSSSKDYMMGTGSEHPSLLGVRLPPDTEIIKYTSSIVGPKIPGTTSRGRKKTISETEQQTTQQQQKQQHQAEQHLLQQQQQAQKELDSTKNAISSLLAFPGLSPAKRARLEMEYAAMAAAAQQQHQQAQQQHQAQQQLHGMLGAAGIPGMAGLVGLPGMSGNPLDQLSVSKASSSTAPTTSTSSSSAGSNLLNQSNSDRVEVIKLPPTITSNGAYNLSSKGKEVHDLTTDMATNSGGVNLSLKSNAGSSALTPSGAVGSASNPITIDDFDAPLNLSMKPSDKSNSSSSNAAAGGSSSSSAALANLASDYQAASSGQSGNSLQSLSSITAALGGTGGMPGGSISGSGGTSPAPAGAGSGATGGGSGSGGSGGGSSSYKEGRPRNLGRGVSKPKKNTVASLLAQSRAVGLKPMLATQQLLQQGADIEKIRLALSEANAHMETSTDSESVAAESGLSESESEDANILNVAELRVPLELGWKRETVIRGLTKQGQIRGEVTYYAPGSTTPLKSNGQVFAILEQQPSNLSRENFSFSARAIVGSFLQPAPPPYANDGEYIRMTDEDVAKRLEDLKVFTRQTLNVEQRIEIAKQQQAMRDAKKLQKEELARNKEKARQEKNSKLEQQRKDKELKNQQAVEERKKRQEELDRLKQEELLKKQQEKEKRRQEAILAKEQELQKQKEMLLAAEMERERRRQHMSLIRMLELRRKFEDREKKKHQLVLDRLLLRERRMAERKRDAEILQLIRRPNEDSEMPQELVIPELDRIAGNRLPGQAMADLLMVFEFLHNFGETLGFDMESLPSLQNLHDALMSDSNADAEEELLSVMTHLLVCAIEDPGVPNPGRHTTLLGQSLRNADITNSNVSEILRIYLYATATGEVRQMHGITVDRERERRVPDHHQLDSDTTTHSHSVKNQEYYKLLHENDTWKLSQSLKDRPFVALNPTRKAQMLAHLCNDLLMNKAVLRQIDGSLETCAQMRKEKYMTDMKVRKYKALHMRKARIEAYERAQAEREAAMQALMAQQKLDAERLKAEEEAKAAAAEEAAAAAGTDGEATKGGSPNGEKPEDGDQNEEGAAKEPQQQQQQPMEVDGVVDEASLVSPAKTIIQTDNSLTPSKQDMPTPTYQINGSSTPTTSGVTGGDMNVLLQAKKSGARNSINDEHHHDVSIIDDDLSDLDSEITNVEEDEDNRLSADELQKKLDKIVRASLNCKEALEKSTNQLRAACFGQDRFWRRYWKLPKAGGIFIEALESAQNDICDYHEALEAMDDKKDANDEKENSENEKDVAAESSEQPMEVDESITKLEDGVPASDVGMPESNQQNAHQDEEDDDDDVTEINKVEPEIVDLGDDDDDAAPPLPKIEPPRPEIKVKSEMELMGPPPTTMISTKTDFEAEIKIPSMPGILMPPTLNNNNTNNNNNNNGSDNCDKLETGLGLGQQQQNFSQSVIKTEDVKKEDDCIIVSTSSVDDTPKWFSIVRREVPLISELPAEEGGVVGQELQISYANQNCSAQLQLQGHPWDLINNMQYYSIPMDECKVDTSKLGNECIFSLSGLDEKQMLAKVEEYKAHKVESKNGLGSPHRHHETKDDEEQAKLKLDKEIDTEMETDADDLAGKEKFFRLRSDVPPDTGGGVSEGTDVKPKIELRLDEALSQAYYHNIANMSLSSVQTYIPIDIPLPLSMTPDEHRLLEQVKLAGFPERVHGVYVPRRQRYGWWQLDDEQKLRQLLKTLNPSGLRERELQENLQRFLGLEQPLGVNYKLKSDIDFPEEFLMPDKKGDWNPKVAKRVELALIEQLESLEDKVASASMQLKNWQLPNRVESELTLDSQEDVTEEDFVSIIPMIRERIIDLEANIERRYLKPPLGSQTGDAHLAVIAQNQHTTTQTQNSASAAAYLLQMQQQQQQQQLAQQQQQQQQGSGAGNSLNPSSFNERTMALAAAAAASGPGNATGVANSAVVAGATPCESGSGEPNSGNASPASNCDSDRDEKVEQIPKGLVQWRDAVSRSHTTAQLAMALYVLESCVAWDKSIMKANCQFCTSGENEDKLLLCDGCDKGYHTYCFKPKMDNIPDGDWYCYECVNKATNERKCIVCGGHRPSPVGKMIYCDLCPRAYHADCYIPPLLKVPRGKWYCHGCISRAPPPKKRSAGGTSGSSSKSRRDRDRESGGSAKRRSDNSKTPAMEHMQQQQMPLAGGDSHHHHHQQPPSLNSSHDESMNSLPAAPLSPAHSVVSATNYDDQHHANNSVDGSSRFHAHLIPPSNNGTAALLEDVPGGANVMPGVYPVYTPVAAGNFSAGLINQAPVQPAMPFANVVAMSPRAVTPTRTRTPTPTPAPTPPPPPPTPLLMQASPTATALHVNACQSPPQQQHAQLMTMPSPPAIGVGTATNQMSPPPINIHAIQEAKEKLKQEKKEKHATKKLMKELAVCKTLLGEMELHEDSWPFLLPVNTKQFPTYRKIIKTPMDLSTIKKKLQDLSYKTREDFCVDVRQIFDNCEMFNEDDSPVGKAGHGMRKFFESRWGELTDKHS is encoded by the exons ATGAACAAAAATGCCGGCGATGGCAGCGATGGCAAAAACTCAAACAAAAACTCGAATGCGGGAGGGGGTGGTGGAGCCGGGGGGCCACACGACCCCACCGGCCTTTTAGATGCAGCTTCCCTGTTCG CTTACTGGGGACGTGATCCAACTGGAGCGGCGGCTGCAGCGGCTTCCAATCCGCTCTTCAACTCGCAGTTCaatgccgccgctgctgccggATTGGGTTTATTGCCACAAGCTGGAGGCGCCTCTGCCAATGACCGTTATTCcatggcagcagcagcggcggctgcGGCGGGAGCCCATCACCACCAGAACACGATGGCAGTGGCCGCTTCCCAGGCCGCCAGTTTGGCCGGTTTGCATCCAGCAA GCTGGTGGTCAATGGCCCAGTTAGCTGCCCAGGATTACTTCAGTCGCCTGCAAGCCTCGGGTCTTTCCCCCTTTCCACATCCCGATCTGGCGGCTGCCTTTGGACCAGCTGGGATGGGAATGGGCGGCGGTGCTGGTGGAGCGGGTGCTGGAGGTGGTGGAGCAGGTGTACTCGGCCAGGGCGGCGGTGGAAATGGCGGAAGTGGCAACGGTGGTGGTGGATCCTCATCGGGTTCTTCCGGCAGCAAGTCAAACAAGTCGCGCAAGGAGAAGCGAgccgcccagcagcaacaacagcaacagcaaaatcTGGCCAACAGTCTAAATGCGGCAGctgcggcggcagcagcagcagcagccaatAATCCAGCAGCCGCGCTGGCCAGCATGCATGGTTTTGGTGTAGGAGTTCCGGGCACGAGCATTCCGTCGGTGAGCACAGGTAGCGGATCAATATCCACAAATAGTGGAGGTCATGGAAGTTACAAG AGCACGGCCAGCGCTTATGGTAAGCCCTCGACTATGACGAGCAGCAGCATGGCTAATAATCCGGGCTCTGCCTACGATCCGGTGACCCTGCACAAGGAGCTGCTGGCCATGCAGGCCGTGGCAGCCGCTGCTTCCGGCTCAGGATCAAGCGGTTCCTCAGGCAAGAAGTCCGGTGGGGGTggctcctcatcctcctcgaTGCACAGCCTTGGAATGGGAATTGGTGGCAGCGGTGGCATGATGTCCAGTGGCAAAGCTTCGACCAGTGTGAGCGCAAGCAATTCATCATTGGGAGGAATGCACCCCAGTTTGACTAGCAGCAATCCGCTGATGTCGCCCCATGCGGGCATGGGCtcctcgtcgtcatcatcgAGCAAGGATCGTGACAAAAACAATCCCTCGCTCAACGCTCTTAACTCGCTCTCACAGTTTGGAGCCCTGGGAATGACGCCACAGCAGAGCATGCAGGCGGCAATGAATGCTTTTGCAGCCAGCACAGGAGTTTCGCCATCCGCCACGGTAACGTCCTCGCCGCACCACTCttcccagcagcaacagcaaatggGAGGGAACAGTTCCACGTCGGGATCGGGCAAGTCCAGTTCCAAGGATTACATGATGGG TACTGGAAGTGAGCACCCATCTCTGCTTGGAGTTCGTTTACCACCGGACACGGAGATAATCAAGTACACGTCCTCGATTGTGGGACCCAAGATTCCTGGTACTACCTCGCGCGGTCGCAAAAAGACTATTTCCGAAACAGAACAGCaaacaacacaacaacaacagaaacaacaacaccaaGCAGAACAACACCTActccaacaacagcaacaagcaCAAAAAGAGCTCGACAGCACCAAAAATGCCATTTCCTCTCTGCTTGCATTTCCAGGTCTCAGTCCCGCGAAGCGGGCTAGACTCGAAATGGAGTACGCGGCGATGGCTGCGGCCGCtcaacagcagcatcagcaggcacagcagcaacaccaggcgcagcagcaactccaCGGGATGCTCGGAGCAGCCGGTATCCCGGGAATGGCTGGACTGGTCGGTCTGCCTGGCATGAGTGGCAATCCCCTCGATCAGTTGAGTGTAAGCAAGGCCAGTTCTTCAACGGCGCCCACAACCAGTACCAGTTCCTCCTCAGCAGGGAGCAACCTGCTCAACCAGAGCAATAGTGATCGCGTGGAGGTAATCAAACTGCCACCAACAATTACTTCAAACGGAGCCTATAATCTCTCAAGTAAGGGAAAAGAGGTGCACGACCTCACCACCGACATGGCCACCAACTCTGGCGGTGTGAATCTCAGCCTAAAGTCCAATGCTGGCTCCAGCGCCTTGACGCCCAGCGGTGCCGTCGGATCGGCCAGCAATCCCATTACCATCGATGACTTTGACGCACCACTTAATCTTTCCATGAAGCCCTCGGATAAGAGCAATAGTAGCTCgtcaaatgcagcagcaggGGGCTCCTCCTCTTCCAGCGCAGCGTTGGCTAACTTGGCGAGCGATTATCAGGCAGCGTCCAGTGGGCAAAGCGGTAATAGTCTGCAGAGTTTGAGCTCTATTACAGCTGCTTTGGGTGGAACAGGAGGTATGCCTGGTGGTTCCATTTCCGGCAGCGGAGGAACctctccagctccagctggtGCCGGATCAGGAGCCACGGGTGGTGGTTCGGGATCTGGTGGATCCGGCGGTGGATCGTCCTCTTACAAAGAGGGAAGACCTCGTAACCTGGGACGCGGCGTATCCAAGCCCAAGAAGAACACGGTAGCTTCGCTGTTGGCTCAATCCCGAGCTGTGGGCCTTAAACCTATGCTGGCCACGCAACAACTTCTTCAACAGGGTGCTGATATT GAGAAAATCCGCCTGGCACTGAGCGAAGCGAATGCCCATATGGAAACTTCTACAGATTCCGAAAGCGTGGCAGCCGAAAGTGGTCTTTCGGAGTCTGAGAGTGAGGATGCCAACATTCTGAATGTAGCGGAGCTAAGGGTGCCACTTGAATTGGGCTGGAAACGGGAGACGGTGATTCGTGGACTGACTAAGCAAGGGCAGATCCGTGGAGAGGTCACATATTATGCACCAGGAAGCACGACGCCGCTAAAGAGCAACGGACAGGTTTTTGCT ATCCTGGAGCAGCAGCCATCGAATCTAAGTCGTGAAAACTTTAGTTTTTCCGCGCGAGCCATTGTTGGTTCATTCCTGCAGCCTGCACCACCGCCGTACGCCAATGATGGCGAGTACATACGGATGACGGACGAGGACGTGGCCAAGCGGTTAGAGGATCTGAAGGTCTTCACCCGCCAGACTCTTAACGTGGAACAGCGAATTGAGATCGCCAAGCAACAGCAGGCGATGCGTGATGCTAAGAAGCTGCAAAAGGAAGAATTGGCCAGAAATAAGGAGAAGGCGCGACAGGAGAAGAACTCCAAGTTGGAGCAGCAGCGCAAGGACAAGGAGCTCAAGAATCAGCAGGCTGTTGAg GAGCGCAAAAAGCGTCAGGAGGAGCTAGATCGCCTTAAGCAAGAGGAATTGCTTAAGAAGCAACAG GAGAAAGAAAAGCGTCGTCAGGAGGCCATTTTAGCTAAGGAACAG GAACTacagaaacaaaaagagaTGCTGTTGGCTGCCGAAATG GAACGAGAACGTCGCCGCCAACACATGAGCCTCATTCGAATGTTGGAGCTTCGTCGGAAATTCGAGGATCGTGAAAAGAAGAAACACCAGCTGGTTCTAGACCGTTTGCTTCTGCGTGAGCGTCGTATGGCGGAGCGAAAACGAGATGCGGAGATTCTGCAGTTGATAAGGCGTCCCAATGAGGACTCCGAAATGCCACAAGAATTGGTAATCCCTGAACTGGATAGGATTGCCGGCAACCGACTTCCCGGCCAGGCAATGGCCGATTTGCTCATGGTCTTTGAATTCCTACATAACTTTGGGGAGACTCTAGGCTTTGACATGGAATCACTGCCGTCGCTTCAGAACCTGCACGATGCTTTAATGAGCGATAGCAACGCGGATGCGGAAGAGGAGTTGTTGTCGGTGATGACGCATCTATTGGTTTGTGCCATTGAGGATCCAGGTGTTCCCAATCCCGGCAGACACACCACTTTACTGGGACAATCGCTACGCAATGCGGACATCACCAACTCGAATGTATCCGAAATCTTGAGGATTTATCTGTATGCTACGGCCACAGGTGAAGTGCGTCAAATGCACGGAATCACTGTGGATCGTGAGCGAGAGAGAAGGGTGCCGGATCATCATCAACTAGATAGCGATACCACAACCCACTCACATTCGGTAAAGAACCAGGAGTACTATAAGCTTCTCCATGAAAACGACACCTGGAAGTTGTCGCAATCGCTGAAAGATCGCCCCTTCGTTGCGTTAAATCCCACCCGTAAAGCCCAAATGTTGGCCCATCTATGCAACGACCTGCTCATGAACAAGGCCGTGCTCCGCCAGATTGATGGAAGTCTAGAAACGTGCGCCCAGATGCGAAAGGAGAAATACATGACGGACATGAAGGTGCGCAAGTACAAGGCTCTCCACATGCGCAAGGCTCGAATTGAGGCCTATGAACGAGCACAGGCGGAGCGTGAGGCGGCTATGCAGGCGTTGATGGCACAGCAGAAGCTGGATGCAGAACGTcttaaggcggaggaggaaGCCAAGGCCGCGGCGGCAGAggaagcagcagctgcagcgggCACAGATGGAGAGGCAACCAAAGGTGGCTCACCCAATGGCGAGAAGCCGGAAGACGGCGATCAGAATGAAGAGGGAGCCGCCAAGGAaccccagcagcagcaacagcagccaatGGAAGTGGATGGCGTGGTCGATGAGGCATCTCTTGTAAGTCCGGCCAAAACCATCATTCAAACGGACAATAGTCTGACGCCCAGTAAACAGGACATGCCCACACCCACCTACCAAATTAATGGATCCAGCACACCTACCACAAGTGGTGTCACTGGAGGCGACATGAATGTTCTGCTGCAGGCCAAGAAAAGCGGGGCCCGAAACTCCATCAACGATGAACACCACCATGATGTTAGTATTATCGACGATGATCTTTCCGACTTGGATTCGGAGATCACGAATgtcgaggaggacgaggacaaTCGCTTGAGTGCCGATGAGTTGCAAAAGAAGCTCGACAAGATTGTCAGAGCTTCCCTAAACTGCAAGGAGGCACTGGAGAAGAGCACAAATCAGTTGAGAGCTGCGTGCTTTGGGCAGGATCGCTTCTGGCGTCGCTACTGGAAGTTGCCCAAGGCTGGAGGTATTTTCATTGAAGCACTTGAGTCGGCCCAAAATGATATTTGCGATTATCATGAGGCATTGGAGGCCATGGATGACAAAAAGGATGCAAACGACGAGAAAGAGAACTCCGAAAATGAGAAGGATGTTGCAGCGGAGTCCAGTGAGCAGCCAATGGAAGTGGATGAGTCCATTACAAAACTGGAAGATGGTGTACCAGCTTCGGACGTCGGGATGCCTGAAAGTAATCAACAGAACGCACATCAAGATGAGgaagatgacgatgatgatgtgACAGAAATCAACAAGGTGGAACCGGAAATTGTTGATTTGggtgatgatgacgatgatgcaGCTCCCCCGCTGCCCAAGATAGAACCTCCCAGGCCAGAGATTAAAGTTAAATCAGAGATGGAGCTGATGGGTCCACCACCCACGACTATGATATCCACTAAGACAGACTTTGAAGCTGAAATTAAAATACCCTCTATGCCTGGCATCTTGATGCCGCCTACcctcaacaacaacaacaccaataataacaataacaacaatggaAGCGACAACTGTGATAAGTTGGAAACTGGTTTGGGACTaggacagcagcagcagaactTTAGCCAGTCTGTGATCAAGACGGAGGATGTGAAAAAAGAGGATGATTGCATAATAGTTTCTACATCCAGTGTTGACGATACACCAAAGTGGTTCTCCATTGTCCGGCGGGAGGTTCCATTGATCAGCGAACTGCCAGCGGAGGAGGGAGGCGTGGTGGGCCAGGAACTTCAGATCAGCTATGCAAATCAGAACTGCTCCGctcagctgcagctgcaaggTCATCCGTGGGATCTGATCAACAACATGCAGTACTACTCGATTCCGATGGACGAATGCAAGGTGGACACCAGCAAGCTGGGCAACGAGTGCATCTTCTCGCTGAGTGGCCTCGATGAAAAGCAAATGCTAGCCAAGGTGGAGGAGTACAAGGCCCACAAGGTGGAGTCAAAAAACGGTCTGGGCTCTCCTCATCGCCACCACGAGACTAAAGATGATGAGGAGCAGGCCAAGCTGAAGTTGGACAAGGAGATTGACACCGAAATGGAAACAGATGCAGATGACCTAGCTGGCAAGGAAAAGTTTTTTCGCTTGCGCTCTGATGTACCCCCGGATACGGGAGGAGGGGTCAGCGAGGGAACCGATGTAAAGCCCAAGATTGAGCTTCGTTTGGATGAGGCGTTGTCACAGGCATATTACCACAACATAGCCAACATGTCATTGAGCAGTGTTCAAACGTATATACCCATCGATATCCCTCTGCCGCTTTCCATGACCCCCGATGAGCATCGTCTGCTGGAGCAGGTCAAGCTGGCAGGTTTTCCGGAACGAGTTCACGGAGTTTACGTGCCCCGCAGACAGCGCTACGGCTGGTGGCAGTTGGACGATGAACAGAAGCTGCGCCAGCTGCTCAAAACTCTCAATCCGTCGGGATTGAGGGAGCGTGAACTGCAGGAGAATCTTCAACGATTCCTCGGACTGGAACAGCCATTGGGTGTGAATTATAAGCTGAAATCGGACATCGATTTTCCAGAGGAATTCCTAATGCCTGACAAGAAGGGCGATTGGAATCCCAAGGTGGCCAAACGTGTGGAGCTTGCCCTTATCGAACAACTAGAATCACTGGAGGACAAGGTGGCCAGCGCTTCTATGCAATTAAAGAACTGGCAATTGCCCAACCGCGTGGAGAGTGAACTCACCTTGGACTCGCAGGAGGATGTCACCGAAGAGGACTTCGTCAGCATCATACCCATGATCCGAGAGAGAATCATCGACTTGGAGGCAAATATCGAAAGACGTTACTTGAAGCCGCCTTTGGGCTCGCAGACAGGCGATGCCCATTTGGCGGTTATTGCTCAGAACCAGCATACCACCACCCAGACGCAGAACTCTGCATCGGCAGCAGCATATCTCCTGcagatgcaacagcagcagcagcaacagcagttggcccagcagcagcagcaacagcaacagggtTCGGGTGCGGGAAATAGCCTGAATCCCTCATCCTTCAACGAGCGTACTATGGCAttggcggcggcagcagctgcttcGGGGCCAGGAAACGCAACCGGAGTAGCCAACTCGGCAGTCGTGGCAGGAGCCACGCCCTGCGAATCGGGCAGCGGAGAACCGAATTCCGGCAACGCGTCACCGGCCAGCAACTGTGACAGCGATCGGGACGAGAAGGTGGAGCAGATACCCAAGGGATTGGTGCAGTGGCGGGACGCAGTATCCCGATCGCACACCACCGCCCAGCTGGCGATGGCCCTGTACGTTCTGGAATCCTGCGTGGCTTGGGACAAGAGCATTATGAAAGCG AATTGCCAGTTCTGCACGTCCGGCGAAAACGAGGACAAGTTGCTACTGTGCGACGGCTGTGACAAGGGCTATCACACCTATTGCTTCAAGCCCAAGATGGACAACATTCCCGATGGCGATTG GTACTGCTACGAGTGCGTGAACAAGGCCACCAATGAGCGCAAGTGCATCGTTTGCGGCGGTCATCGTCCGTCGCCCGTGGGGAAGATGATCTACTGTGACTTGTGTCCTCGTGCCTACCACGCCGATTGCTATATACCGCCGCTGCTAAAGGTACCGCGTGGCAAGTGGTACTGCCACGGTTGCATCTCCCGGGCGCCTCCGCCGAAGAAAAGAAGTGCAGGTGGAACAtccggcagcagcagcaaatctAGGAGGGACAGGGATAGGGAGTCGGGCGGATCGGCCAAGCGGCGTAGCGACAACAGCAAGACACCAGCCATGGAGcacatgcagcagcagcagatgccaCTGGCAGGCGGGGATtcccaccatcatcatcatcagcagccgCCGTCGCTGAACTCCTCGCACGATGAGTCGATGAATTCTCTGCCGGCGGCTCCTCTGAG TCCGGCGCACTCGGTGGTCTCGGCCACGAACTACGATGACCAGCACCATGCCAACAACTCGGTCGATGGCAGCAGTCGCTTCCACGCGCATCTCATTCCCCCGTCAAATAATGGCACTGCGGCTCTGCTGGAAGATGTGCCGGGTGGCGCCAATGTGATGCCCGGCGTCTATCCAGTTTATACGCCAGTTGCGGCTGGCAACTTCTCAGCCGGATTGATTAACCAAGCGCCGGTGCAGCCAGCGATGCCGTTTGCCAACGTGGTCGCCATGTCGCCACGGGCTGTCACGCCCACCCGCACCCGAACGCCCACACCGACGCCAGCACCCactccgccaccaccaccgccgacACCGCTGCTAATGCAGGCCTCGCCCACAGCCACCGCCCTCCATGTAAACGCCTGCCAGTCACCGCCCCAACAACAGCATGCGCAGCTGATGACCATGCCCTCGCCACCAGCCATTGGAGTCGGAACGGCCACTAACCAAATGTCGCCACCGCCCATCAACATACATGCCATTCAGGAAGCCAAGGAGAAGCTGAAGCAGGAGAAGAAGGAGAAGCACGCCACCAAGAAGCTCATGAAGGAGCTGGCTGTCTGCAAGACGCTATTGGGGGAAATGGAG CTTCATGAGGACTCGTGGCCATTTCTTTTGCCAGTAAACACCAAGCAGTTTCCCACATAtcgaaaaataatcaaaactCCCATGGACTTGTCCACaatcaaaaagaaattgcAAGATTTGAG CTACAAAACCCGTGAGGACTTCTGCGTGGACGTGCGTCAGATCTTCGATAATTGCGAGATGTTTAACGAGGACGATTCGCCCGTTGGCAAGGCAGGCCACGGCATGCGCAAGTTCTTCGAGTCCCGCTGGGGTGAACTGACTGACAAGCACTCCTGA